One stretch of Chlamydia abortus DNA includes these proteins:
- the truB gene encoding tRNA pseudouridine(55) synthase TruB → MELATELKEGILLIDKPQGRTSFSLIRTLTKLIGVKKIGHAGTLDPFATGVMVMLIGRRFTRLSDVLLFEDKEYAAVAHLGTTTDSYDCDGKIVGRSKKIPTYEEILEASQYFQGEIQQIPPMFSAKKVNGKKLYEYARKGLSIERRQSTVQVSLQITKYEYPLLHFSIQCSKGTYIRSIAHELGNMLGCGAYLEELRRLRSGSFSIDQCIDGCLLDCPDFDISPYLRDFNGNML, encoded by the coding sequence ATGGAACTTGCTACAGAACTTAAAGAAGGTATTCTTCTAATAGATAAGCCTCAAGGAAGGACCTCGTTTAGTCTCATTCGTACTCTCACAAAATTGATCGGTGTGAAAAAAATCGGTCATGCAGGCACTTTGGATCCCTTTGCTACGGGTGTGATGGTCATGTTGATCGGCCGTAGATTCACGCGCCTTTCGGATGTTTTATTATTTGAAGATAAAGAATATGCTGCAGTTGCTCACCTAGGAACAACTACAGATTCTTATGATTGCGATGGCAAAATTGTGGGTAGGTCAAAAAAGATCCCTACCTATGAAGAAATTCTAGAGGCTTCGCAGTATTTCCAGGGGGAAATTCAGCAAATTCCTCCAATGTTTTCTGCAAAAAAAGTTAACGGAAAAAAGCTTTATGAATATGCCCGAAAGGGGTTATCCATAGAACGTCGCCAATCTACGGTTCAAGTAAGCTTACAAATTACAAAATATGAATATCCCCTGCTGCATTTTTCTATACAATGTAGCAAAGGAACTTACATTCGTAGTATTGCTCATGAACTAGGAAACATGTTAGGCTGTGGAGCGTATTTGGAAGAACTTAGGCGTTTGCGTAGTGGTAGTTTTTCTATAGATCAATGTATTGATGGATGTCTTTTAGACTGTCCTGACTTTGATATATCTCCTTACCTAAGGGATTTTAATGGAAATATGCTATAG
- the rbfA gene encoding 30S ribosome-binding factor RbfA, whose product MTENRRIKKVNSLLREAIANVILKDVKHPKISNRWITVTRVCLSKDLHSARVYVSIMPHENTSTETLEALKASARYIAYKASKGVVLKYFPEINFYLEDIFSPQDHIENLLWKIREQDKN is encoded by the coding sequence ATGACTGAAAATAGACGCATAAAAAAGGTTAATTCATTATTGCGCGAAGCAATTGCGAATGTAATTTTAAAAGATGTGAAGCATCCTAAAATTTCCAATCGTTGGATTACGGTTACTAGGGTATGTTTGTCTAAAGATTTACATTCTGCTCGTGTCTATGTTTCAATTATGCCACATGAAAATACATCAACAGAAACTTTAGAAGCGTTAAAGGCATCCGCAAGGTACATTGCTTATAAGGCTTCTAAAGGCGTCGTACTTAAGTATTTTCCCGAGATAAATTTTTATCTCGAGGATATTTTTTCTCCGCAGGATCATATAGAAAACTTGCTCTGGAAAATACGAGAACAAGATAAAAATTAA
- the ychF gene encoding redox-regulated ATPase YchF — protein MGHTECGIVGLPNVGKSGLFNALTGAQVASCNYPFCTIDPNIGIVPVIDNRLDILAKMSQSQKVIYADMKFVDIAGLVKGAADGAGLGNRFLSHIRETHAVAHVVRCFDNDDVTHVSGKIDPSDDISVINLELIFSDFSSATNIHSKLEKQAKGKKDLGMVLPLLDRVIKHLESGQPVRTLHLSSEEQIQLKPYPFLTAKPMLYVANIGEDSIATMHNDYVAVVQEIAKKENAPVVPICVQLEEEIISLPVEERQDFLNSLGLKESGLHRLVRAAYHTLGLISYFTTGPQETRAWTIPIGSTAAEAAGQIHTDIQKGFIRAEVVTLEDMITYGSRTGVREAGKLRAEGRDYIVQDGDIMLFLHN, from the coding sequence ATGGGGCATACAGAATGTGGCATTGTAGGACTTCCCAATGTAGGTAAGTCTGGGTTATTTAATGCTCTTACTGGAGCGCAAGTAGCTTCTTGTAACTATCCCTTTTGCACAATTGACCCGAACATTGGTATTGTTCCGGTTATAGATAACCGTCTAGATATTTTAGCTAAGATGAGTCAGAGTCAGAAGGTGATCTATGCCGATATGAAATTTGTTGATATTGCTGGTTTGGTGAAGGGAGCTGCAGACGGAGCAGGATTAGGAAATCGGTTTCTCTCTCATATCCGTGAGACTCATGCTGTGGCTCATGTTGTTCGTTGTTTTGACAATGATGATGTGACGCATGTATCGGGAAAGATAGATCCCAGTGATGACATTTCTGTGATAAATTTAGAATTGATCTTTTCTGATTTTTCTTCGGCAACAAATATTCATAGCAAATTAGAGAAACAAGCGAAGGGCAAGAAAGACCTTGGGATGGTTTTACCTTTACTTGATAGAGTGATTAAACATTTAGAAAGTGGTCAACCCGTTCGTACTTTACATTTATCTTCTGAAGAGCAGATACAACTCAAACCTTATCCCTTTTTAACAGCAAAACCTATGTTGTATGTAGCGAACATAGGCGAGGATTCCATAGCCACTATGCATAACGATTATGTTGCTGTTGTTCAAGAAATTGCGAAAAAAGAAAATGCTCCTGTCGTTCCTATTTGTGTACAGTTAGAAGAAGAAATCATTTCGCTTCCTGTAGAAGAACGGCAAGACTTTTTAAATAGTTTGGGGCTAAAAGAATCGGGATTACATCGGTTAGTTCGTGCTGCTTACCATACACTTGGATTGATTTCTTATTTTACAACTGGACCACAAGAAACCCGAGCTTGGACTATTCCTATAGGATCTACAGCTGCGGAAGCTGCAGGCCAAATTCACACCGATATCCAAAAAGGGTTTATCCGAGCGGAAGTCGTTACTCTTGAAGACATGATCACCTATGGAAGCCGTACAGGAGTCCGCGAAGCCGGCAAATTGCGAGCAGAGGGTAGAGACTACATTGTGCAGGATGGCGATATTATGCTTTTCTTGCATAATTAG
- the sctV gene encoding type III secretion system export apparatus subunit SctV, which produces MNKLLNFVSRTFGGDAALNMINKSSDLILALWMIGVVLMIILPLPPTIVDLMITINLAVSVFLLMVALYIPSALQLSVFPSLLLITTMFRLGINISSSRQILLKAYAGHVIQAFGDFVVGGNYVVGFIIFLIITIIQFIVVTKGAERVAEVAARFRLDAMPGKQMAIDADLRAGMIDAQQARDKRGMIQKESELYGAMDGAMKFIKGDVIAGIVISLINIVGGLTIGVAMHGMDLAQAAHVYTLLSIGDGLVSQIPSLLISLTAGIVTTRVSSDKNTNLGKEISSQLVKEPRALLLASAATLGVGFFKGFPLWSFSILSLIFGILGVILLAKKNNATKQGASGASTTVGAAADGAAAAEDNPDDYSLTLPVILELGKDLSKLIQQRTKSGQSFVDDMIPKMRQALYQDIGIRYPGIHVRTDSPSLEGYDYMILLNEVPYVRGKIPANHVLTNEVEENLKRYNLPFITYKNAAGLPSAWVSEDAKTILEKAAIKYWTPLEVIILHLSYFFHRSSQEFLGIQEVRSMIEFMERSFPDLVKEVTRLIPLQKLTEIFKRLVQEQISIKDLRTILESLSEWAQTEKDTVLLTEYVRSSLKLYISFKFSQGQSAISVYLLDPEIEEMIRGAIKQTSAGSYLALDPDSVNLILKSMRNTITPTPPGGQPPVLLTAIDVRRYVRKLIETEFPDIAVISYQEILPEIRIQPLGRIQIF; this is translated from the coding sequence ATGAATAAGCTACTCAATTTTGTCAGTAGAACCTTTGGGGGAGATGCAGCCCTAAATATGATCAACAAATCGAGTGACCTCATCCTTGCCTTATGGATGATCGGTGTCGTTTTGATGATCATCTTGCCCCTACCTCCGACTATTGTCGACTTGATGATCACTATCAATTTAGCTGTTTCTGTTTTCCTATTGATGGTGGCTTTGTATATTCCTAGTGCCCTACAGTTATCGGTTTTCCCCTCACTACTCCTAATCACAACGATGTTTCGGTTAGGTATTAACATTTCTTCCTCAAGACAGATTCTTCTTAAAGCTTATGCCGGGCACGTCATTCAAGCTTTCGGAGACTTCGTCGTTGGAGGGAACTATGTTGTTGGATTTATTATCTTCTTAATCATTACCATTATTCAGTTTATCGTTGTTACCAAAGGTGCTGAGCGTGTTGCTGAAGTAGCTGCAAGATTCCGATTAGATGCTATGCCTGGTAAGCAAATGGCTATTGATGCTGACTTGCGCGCTGGAATGATTGATGCACAACAAGCCCGCGATAAACGCGGCATGATTCAAAAGGAAAGTGAACTCTATGGAGCCATGGACGGTGCCATGAAGTTCATTAAAGGGGACGTTATCGCAGGTATTGTGATCTCCTTAATTAACATTGTTGGTGGTTTGACGATTGGCGTGGCTATGCATGGCATGGACCTAGCTCAAGCTGCTCACGTGTACACTCTGTTATCTATCGGTGATGGTTTAGTTTCTCAGATTCCTTCTCTACTCATTTCCTTAACTGCTGGTATCGTGACCACTCGAGTTTCTAGTGATAAAAACACGAACTTGGGTAAAGAGATTTCCTCTCAGTTAGTTAAAGAACCTAGAGCTTTGCTCTTAGCCTCCGCAGCAACTTTAGGCGTGGGCTTTTTTAAAGGGTTCCCACTTTGGTCATTCTCCATCCTCTCTCTGATCTTTGGTATTCTTGGTGTTATCCTGCTTGCGAAGAAAAATAATGCTACGAAACAGGGGGCCTCTGGAGCCTCAACAACAGTAGGAGCTGCTGCAGACGGAGCAGCTGCAGCGGAAGATAACCCAGATGACTACTCTTTAACGCTACCAGTAATTTTAGAATTAGGAAAAGACTTATCTAAGTTGATTCAACAAAGAACAAAGTCTGGTCAAAGTTTCGTTGACGATATGATCCCGAAAATGCGTCAAGCTCTGTATCAAGACATTGGTATTCGTTACCCAGGAATTCATGTGCGCACGGACTCTCCTTCTCTAGAGGGTTATGATTATATGATTCTTCTGAATGAAGTTCCCTACGTTCGAGGGAAAATTCCTGCAAACCATGTGTTGACTAACGAAGTTGAGGAAAATCTTAAGAGATACAATCTCCCTTTCATTACGTATAAAAATGCTGCAGGTCTCCCTTCTGCTTGGGTTAGTGAAGATGCTAAAACTATTTTAGAAAAAGCAGCTATTAAATATTGGACACCTTTAGAGGTGATTATTCTTCATCTGTCATACTTCTTCCATAGAAGCTCCCAAGAGTTCTTAGGAATTCAAGAGGTACGCTCTATGATTGAATTTATGGAACGCTCGTTTCCAGATCTTGTTAAAGAAGTTACGCGCCTTATTCCTCTGCAAAAACTCACTGAAATCTTCAAACGTTTAGTACAAGAGCAGATCTCTATCAAAGACTTGCGCACAATTTTAGAATCCTTAAGTGAATGGGCGCAAACCGAAAAAGATACTGTATTGCTAACGGAATACGTACGTTCTTCTCTTAAACTGTATATTAGTTTTAAGTTTTCCCAAGGACAATCTGCGATTTCGGTATACTTACTCGATCCCGAAATTGAAGAGATGATCCGTGGAGCAATTAAACAAACCTCTGCAGGATCGTATCTTGCTTTGGATCCTGATTCAGTCAATCTAATCTTAAAATCTATGAGAAATACCATTACGCCAACTCCTCCGGGAGGTCAACCTCCTGTGCTGTTGACAGCAATTGACGTAAGACGATATGTAAGGAAATTAATAGAAACCGAATTCCCTGATATCGCTGTGATTTCTTACCAAGAGATTCTCCCAGAGATTCGTATCCAGCCATTAGGAAGAATTCAGATTTTCTAA
- the sctU gene encoding type III secretion system export apparatus subunit SctU, producing MGEKTEKATPKRLRDARKKGQVAKSQDFPSAVTFIVSMFTTFYLSSFFAKHLGSFLVSIFKEAPINHDPRVTLYYLNNCLTLILTTSLPLLGAVGFVGILVGFLVVGPTFSTEVFKPDLKKFNPIENLKQKFKVKTLIELLKSILKIFGAALILYVTLKNRVPLIIETAGVSPIVIAVIFKEILYKAVTSIGIFFLVVAVLDLVYQRKNFAKELKMEKFEVKQEFKDTEGNLEIKGRRRQIAQEIAYEDTSSQIKHASAVVSNPKDIAVAIGYIPEKYKAPWIIAMGINLRAKRIITEAEKYGIPIMRNVPLAHQLWDEGKELKFIPESTYEAIGEILLYITSLNAQNPNNKNINQPDNL from the coding sequence ATGGGTGAAAAAACAGAAAAGGCAACCCCGAAGCGTCTTAGAGATGCGAGGAAAAAAGGCCAGGTAGCAAAATCCCAAGATTTTCCTTCCGCGGTTACCTTTATCGTTTCCATGTTCACAACCTTCTATCTATCGTCATTTTTTGCCAAACATCTTGGGAGTTTTCTTGTTTCGATTTTTAAAGAAGCCCCTATAAATCATGATCCTAGAGTTACGTTATACTATTTAAATAACTGTTTAACTTTAATTTTAACCACTTCTTTACCTCTACTTGGAGCTGTAGGATTTGTGGGGATTCTTGTGGGATTTCTTGTTGTAGGTCCGACCTTTTCTACAGAGGTTTTTAAACCAGACTTAAAAAAGTTCAATCCTATTGAAAACCTGAAACAAAAGTTTAAAGTTAAGACTTTAATTGAGTTATTAAAGTCTATTTTGAAAATTTTCGGTGCTGCGCTGATCTTGTATGTCACCTTGAAAAACCGCGTACCATTAATCATTGAGACTGCAGGAGTTTCGCCAATTGTCATTGCGGTGATCTTTAAAGAGATACTTTATAAGGCAGTCACTTCCATTGGTATTTTTTTCTTAGTCGTTGCTGTTCTTGACTTAGTGTATCAAAGAAAGAACTTTGCTAAAGAACTCAAAATGGAAAAGTTTGAGGTTAAACAGGAATTTAAGGATACGGAAGGTAATCTTGAAATTAAGGGACGCCGCCGTCAAATCGCTCAAGAAATAGCCTATGAAGATACCTCCTCTCAAATCAAACATGCAAGTGCGGTCGTTTCAAACCCTAAGGATATCGCTGTAGCTATCGGTTATATACCGGAAAAATATAAAGCTCCCTGGATTATTGCTATGGGAATTAATTTGCGTGCAAAAAGAATCATCACAGAAGCTGAAAAATATGGTATTCCTATCATGAGGAATGTGCCTTTAGCGCATCAGCTTTGGGATGAAGGAAAAGAGTTGAAGTTTATTCCAGAATCGACGTATGAAGCTATTGGAGAAATCCTTCTCTATATCACTTCCCTTAATGCACAAAATCCTAATAATAAAAACATTAACCAACCCGATAATCTATAA
- a CDS encoding bifunctional riboflavin kinase/FAD synthetase: MEICYSLTSIPQSVDSVTIGFFDGCHLGHKKLLTVLSSYPGLSGVITFDLHPQAVLQFPAPKLITSTKERLLLLQDFPIDYLCILSFTQRFANQSAESFIRSLHQTLRCKRLILGYDSKLGKGGEGNATTLQPLANSLGIEIIEVAPHKIDQEIVSSKRIRQFLMQGDLDNANRHLGHSYKYLGTIEAGYGLGTQLGVATINLPQEQCLLPYGVYACAIDYRTTIYQGIMNLGKAPTVGRNSLCLEAHLFDFSGNLYGETVSVIPKKFIRKERKFPSREMLSQAIRKDIDSAKAFFSTNYARKA; this comes from the coding sequence ATGGAAATATGCTATAGTTTGACATCGATTCCCCAATCTGTGGATTCTGTAACTATAGGTTTTTTTGATGGTTGTCATCTAGGTCACAAGAAATTACTAACTGTTTTATCTTCCTATCCGGGGTTGTCAGGAGTGATTACTTTTGACTTACATCCTCAAGCGGTTTTACAGTTCCCTGCCCCCAAGTTAATTACAAGTACAAAAGAACGCCTTCTCCTTCTGCAAGATTTTCCTATAGACTACTTGTGTATTCTTTCCTTTACGCAAAGGTTTGCTAATCAATCTGCTGAAAGCTTCATACGTTCCCTGCATCAAACATTAAGATGTAAACGTTTAATCTTGGGGTATGACTCTAAATTAGGTAAGGGAGGGGAAGGAAACGCTACAACACTACAACCTCTGGCCAACTCTCTAGGAATAGAAATTATAGAAGTCGCTCCTCATAAGATAGATCAAGAAATTGTCTCTAGCAAAAGAATTCGTCAGTTTTTAATGCAAGGTGACTTAGATAATGCTAATCGTCATTTAGGTCACTCATATAAATATCTTGGGACAATCGAGGCTGGTTATGGTTTAGGGACCCAGTTAGGAGTGGCTACAATTAACCTCCCTCAGGAACAATGTCTGCTTCCGTACGGAGTCTATGCATGCGCAATAGACTATCGCACCACAATCTATCAAGGGATTATGAATCTCGGTAAGGCTCCTACAGTAGGAAGAAATTCGTTATGTTTAGAAGCGCATCTTTTTGACTTCTCTGGGAACTTGTATGGCGAGACAGTTTCTGTCATCCCTAAGAAATTTATCCGCAAAGAAAGAAAATTCCCTTCTCGAGAGATGTTGTCTCAAGCAATTCGAAAGGACATAGACAGCGCAAAAGCTTTCTTCTCTACTAATTATGCAAGAAAAGCATAA